A single window of Nasonia vitripennis strain AsymCx chromosome 4, Nvit_psr_1.1, whole genome shotgun sequence DNA harbors:
- the LOC100119652 gene encoding UDP-glucuronosyltransferase 2B31 — protein MKFIQTICLLLSVINLGSVCRAYRILGVFPFNAKSHNIVFEALMKGLAKRGHQVDVVTHFPLKNPVKNYNEIINLDGSLENLVNNFTIEFVSKITGDIVDLIATSYGNRVCQIMGFESMQKLIKNPPTNPPYDLVITEAFGANCYMGLGYVFKVPVVAVSSAVEYPWISHFIGNDDNPAYVPNAYYVSTGKMNFWNRLKNAVINLIETRKFHVLTEDSQTESMRKYLSPDIPNIRQVEKNVALTLVNSHPVLFGVKPITPALVQIGGLHIEGNDEILPTELKKWMDDSKHGVVYFTLGSMVLIETLPEAQIKEIYASFRKISLVRVLMKIADASKLPPGLPDNVKVLPWIAQQPVLAHPNTKVFITHGGLGGLQEALYFGVPMIGIPLFSDQFRNVAAFVAKQMMIKIDFNQFSGELLDSSLQALLHNSVYKKKSMYYSRLFRSQPISPMNNAIYWIEYVIQNGDDSIRSPALQFFWWQLARLDVFGFIFLVIISSMSVIIIGIRYAVIKAFRMSQIRVPDKKKIR, from the exons ATGAAATTCATACAAACAATTTGTTTGCTATTGAGCGTCATTAATCTTGGATCGGTGTGCCGTGCATACAGAATTCTCGGCGTTTTTCCATTTAACGCAAAAAGTCACAACATTGTTTTTGAAGCACTGATGAAAGGATTGGCAAAACGTGGTCATCAAGTCGACGTTGTCACGCATTTTCCGCTAAAAAATCCTGTGAAAAACtacaatgaaattataaatctcGACGGATCCTTGGAAAATCTCGTGAACAACTTCACCATTGAATTCGTATCTAAAATCACAGGTGATATAGTAGATTTAATAGCCACATCGTACGGCAATAGAGTGTGCCAAATCATGGGCTTTGAATCAATGCAAAAGTTGATAAAGAACCCGCCTACGAATCCACCTTACGATTTAGTGATCACGGAG GCTTTTGGAGCTAATTGTTACATGGGTCTTGGCTACGTTTTCAAAGTACCGGTAGTCGCAGTATCATCAGCTGTCGAGTATCCTTGGATTAGCCACTTTATCGGAAACGACGATAACCCTGCTTACGTTCCAAACGCTTACTATGTTAGTACTGGAAAGATGAATTTTTGGAATCGACTTAAAAATGCAGTTATCAATTTGATTGAAACGCGCAAGTTCCACGTTCTCACTGAAGATAGCCAAACGGAATCAATGAGAAAATATTTGAGCCCAGATATACCTAACATTAGACAAGTAGAGAAGAATGTGGCTTTAACACTTGTAAACAGTCATCCAGTTTTATTTGGTGTTAAACCTATAACACCAGCATTAGTACAAATCGGAGGCTTGCATATAGAAGGcaatgatgaaattttgcCTACT GAGTTAAAAAAATGGATGGATGATAGCAAGCATGGAGTTGTCTACTTTACTCTAGGGTCAATGGTGTTAATAGAAACATTACCCGAAGCGCAAATAAAGGAAATATATGCttcgtttagaaaaatatCGCTGGTTCgagttttaatgaaaatagcTGACGCATCTAAGCTACCGCCAGGATTACCTGATAATGTCAAAGTATTGCCCTGGATTGCTCAACAACCTGTTCTTG CTCATCCAAATACAAAGGTATTTATTACACATGGTGGACTTGGAGGATTACAAGAGGCTTTATACTTTGGCGTGCCAATGATTGGAATACCATTGTTTAGCGATCAGTTTAGAAATGTCGCAGCCTTTGTTGCTAAACAGATGATGATCAAAATTGACTTCAATCAATTTTCTGGAGAATTGTTGGACTCATCACTTCAAGCTCTGCTTCATAATTCCGTTTACAA aaaaaaaagtatgtatTATTCAAGACTTTTTCGAAGCCAACCAATCAGCCCGATGAACAATGCAATTTATTGGATCGAATACGTTATTCAAAATGGTGATGACTCTATAAGATCACCAgccttacaatttttttggtGGCAATTAGCACGACTCGACGTTTTTGGATTCATATTTCTAGTTATTATTTCAAGTATGAGTGTGATTATAATAGGCATTAGATACGCTGTTATAAAAGCTTTCAGAATGTCTCAAATTCGAGTTCCAGACAAGAAAAAGATTCGGTGA